A portion of the Plasmodium relictum strain SGS1 genome assembly, contig: PRELSG_00_v1_174, whole genome shotgun sequence genome contains these proteins:
- a CDS encoding fam-h protein, producing the protein MNKKNNIIFISNYRMHPRYYSHVTKGFTTTDMSTLEIYIKKEKTNILYFLIKFFIFTISIWILQCSNTLDSYRSWNYKNDLKNILDLGPKRSLAESNDTIEQTKSKLRLWEQQDMMEAYLESKNEQNEIKQNMDVEQGNEMVTKERNNEVKCNKKILSKCKSNLKLIFSSFAFFSSLFIFILFIVNYFTFITFPRYIFLLLPLSLVINSIILTHERVEIKYKNKF; encoded by the exons atgaacaagaaaaataatattatctttatatCGAATTATAGGATGCATCCCAGATATTATTCTCACGTAACTAAGGGCTTTACTACTACAGATATGTCAAcattagaaatatatattaaaaaagagaaaacaaatatattatattttcttataaagttttttatatttaccaTTTCAATTTGGATATTACAATGTTCTAATACT TTGGATTCTTATAGATCTTGGAATTACAAAAATGACTTAAAAAACATACTAGATTTAGGACCTAAAAGATCATTAGCAGAAAGCAATGATACAATAGAACAAACAAAAAGTAAGTTAAGATTATGGGAGCAGCAAGATATGATGGAAGCATATTTAGAATCAAAGAATGAACAAAATGAGATAAAGCAAAATATGGATGTAGAACAAGGAAATGAAATGGTCACAAAAGAGAGAAATAATGAAGTAAAATgtaataagaaaattttaagcAAATGCAAAAGTAATCTAAAACTGATTTTCTCATCCTTTGCATTTTTCTCAtccctttttatttttatattatttattgtaaATTATTTCACTTTTATAACCTTCccaagatatatttttttattacttccTTTATCCCTTGTAATAAATTCAATCATTTTAACACATGAGAGAGtcgaaataaaatataagaataaattttaa
- a CDS encoding surface-associated interspersed protein (SURFIN), with protein sequence MHEERERIEVGKGKKRFVRNSDNKEKWMNDFNKERDKLLKELKDNDNNENCKNYLELIDCHREYLMISSPNNVFGNNSTFVGENIRKEAIKKLSNITNCERTYNDKGGTTIMLHWVQKYDQEKRKEKKKFNRNNAACESLYLWFISRKIDLHNIMKGIPLDHTDIWDKLKNEELYSGGQSSANNRIKTCVTSYFNTTKYNYIGNWMYTFGYEREIYNIKFKRGLINVTEFDDWLSEKEKNFTSSQTWNVTDIKPFNDHWKILKNETQEYRNKIVVNLNCSLINDFNKATITTPSPLFTRTNTSDIMNISPIFITNKTTPPITYTPNPSLSPTNITTPPAPIISTVVTSNSSISGTTNSPFNSPVSITSPTSTTFTSTPSTTFTTESNGSNTIPLGVSSTSGNTIIVDNLSTTSTTVIPYNSKGTTIISVPSSSNTTVTGNSTISTTPSTVENLSSSINLLSSSIVKTTTDTLTSTDSPSTLNNTPTSAISFSTVNSNTPSTLSADALTINSSASTNSFTVQSGTINQNIYQYNISGIMNTTTSITSIPHAPTVIPSRNIVRDENLGNILILLGISSGTIIFGIFIFLLLCKCTPIGSWIGKRKSKKGKIKKKKKKVQSKDTSNTCIYTKRKPVENIKHLASSYGIQLPSCEITFENENVEEKEKCKEIELEGLRNEFVIQTKEQTEEEKNKEESIDDKEKKKKDVKMKKSKYWNEERVKHEDSNVEDKVSTNKKMHRKEVFIEIYMKILDECQREEWELHREDFLRICLDEWKYDNILYEDLLENENTVEAEKEECNSISLERKKLFWNKYMERNKEILEKWKREKWFENLKKEWEKEQENYGKKRDILELMEMEEGKNTMVEKQKIIWKHWLIKQRKWFIECCKEKWFNELLNEYEKEEWEYKKELPKENILNVKEIDKNIEKLKEEGNYEIINNNKKLMKKLWIEIHMMILEECKKEEWKRNKDEFIKTSIYELKIEKHLDGKADVLEYINEFSGNAISEKKEDDIERLKREEWFTKLKIMWKNNEEKYMKEINEKNLIEENEERTRNPMLERQKIIWKKHWENIQKKWIKNGNEEECFTMLDDEFENKEKEYKNEMYKMSIEEKKAHEQIGEGCETADDIPEERKKEILRKREEKMKKYKVSEIENIDKKFNSITMKKKLKWKTILEIQMMVLEECKKEEWESNKEDFFRICIEEWTKKKASCEDTLNKEKTPHVDEGFGQIMLEKQTLLWKEWLERNTKMLEKWKKEEWFNKLKKEWKNYEKIYSEKIEEKQVEGLEDIIENPMLEKQKMIWREWLKRHLGITEQWYKESWFMEVLNDYEKEDNKELQAKEIKNSSEKIEKDERIIEDVKEQLDETKKKKLICRLLIEIHMAIIEECKKEELESIQNEYLKLYIEEKKKKEEVYKKGMEKQERVDASKKNKWNVLIEMEKKEKSKMVDIHKKTKWNILVEMKKRQWDIWKKEDWFLEWKENWKKEEMKHMKEIRGLQIKNNMKGENRIPKLEQNILWNRQWLEKQRNILKKKSKQNSPKGSIPQRYKKKKEIEDISSDLDNTML encoded by the exons ATGCATGAAGAAAGAGAAAGAATAGAAGtaggaaaaggaaaaaaaagatttgtAAGAAATAGTGATAATAAGGAAAAATGGATGAATGATTTCAACAAAGAAAGAGATAAACTTCTGaaagaattaaaagataatgacaataatgaaaattgCAAAAATTATCTTGAGCTTATTGATTGTCATAGGGAATACCTAATGATTTCAAGTCCTAATAATGTATTTGGAAATAATTCTACGTTTGTTGGggaaaatataagaaaagaggcaataaaaaaattatctaatATTACTAATTGTGAGAGGACTTATAATGATAAGGGGGGAACTACTATAATGTTACATTGGGTACAAAAATATGATCAAGAAAAAcgtaaagaaaaaaaaaaattcaatagAAATAATGCAGCATGTGAAAGTTTATACTTATGGTTTATTAGCAGGAAAATAGATTTACATAATATTATGAAAGGCATTCCTTTAGATCATACAGATATTTGGGATAAGTTGAAAAATGAAGAGTTGTATAGTGGAGGACAAAGTTCTGCAAACAATAGAATTAAAACTTGTGTTACTTCTTATTTTAATACTACAAAATACAATTATATAGGAAATTGGATGTATACATTTGGTTATGAAAGggaaatttataatataaagtttAAGAGAGGCTTAATTAATGTCACAGAATTTGATGATTGGTTAAGTGAGAAAGAAAAGAATTTTACTAGTTCACAAACATGGAATGTAACCGATATAAAGCCCTTCAATGATCATTggaaaattttgaaaaatgaaacacaagaatatagaaataaaattgttGTCAATCTAAATTGTTCACTAATAAATGATTTCAATAAAGCTACAATTACAACCCCAAGTCCTTTATTTACAAGAACAAATACATCTGATATTATGAATATTAGCCCTATATTTATTACAAATAAAACTACTCCACCTATAACATATACACCTAACCCATCATTGTCTCCAACTAATATAACTACTCCACCTGCACCTATTATATCTACAGTTGTTACAAGTAATTCATCTATATCAGGTACTACAAATTCTCCATTCAATTCTCCTGTTTCAATTACTTCCCCAACTTCAACTACTTTTACTTCAACTCCCTCTACTACTTTCACTACTGAATCTAATGGAAGCAATACAATTCCTTTAGGTGTTTCATCTACTTCAGGAAATACGATTATTGTAGATAATTTATCAACAACATCTACCACAGTCATTCCATACAATTCAAAAGGCACAACTATTATAAGTGTTCCATCTTCAAGTAATACGACTGTTACAGGAAATTCAACTATTTCAACTACTCCAAGTACTGTAGAAAATTTATCTAGTTCAATAAATTTACTTTCTTCTTCCATAGTTAAAACTACTACAGATACTTTAACTTCTACAGATTCTCCATCTACCTTAAATAATACACCTACTTCAGCTATATCATTTTCTACGGTTAATTCAAATACACCATCTACTTTATCAGCAGATGCATTGACTATCAATAGTAGTGCATCAACTAATTCCTTTACTGTGCAATCTGGAACTAtaaatcaaaatatatatcaatATAATATAAGTGGTATAATGAATACAACTACTTCAATTACATCTATTCCACATGCTCCTACAGTAATACCTTCACGCAATATAGTCCGTGATGAAAATCTaggaaatatattaatattgttAGGTATTTCATCAGGTACAATAATTTTtggaatatttatttttcttcttctctGTAAA TGTACTCCAATTGGTTCCTGGATTGGTAAACGTAAATCAAAGAAAgggaaaattaaaaaaaaaaaaaaaaaagtacagTCAAAAGACACATCAAATACTTGTATATATACTAAAAGAAAACCAGTAGAAAACATAAAACACTTAGCATCATCTTATGGGATACAACTTCCATCATGTGAAATCACttttgaaaatgaaaatgttgaagaaaaggaaaaatgtAAAGAAATAGAATTGGAAGGATTAAGAAATGAATTTGTAATACAAACCAAAGAACAAacagaagaagaaaaaaataaggaagAATCTATAGAtgataaggaaaaaaaaaaaaaagatgtgaaaatgaaaaagtcGAAGTATTGGAATGAAGAAAGGGTAAAGCATGAAGATAGCAATGTAGAAGATAAAGTAtcaacaaataaaaaaatgcataGAAAGGAGGtatttatagaaatatatatgaaaatattggATGAATGCCAAAGAGAGGAGTGGGAATTGCATAGAGAAGATTTTTTACGAATTTGTTTGGATGAATGGAAAtatgataatatattatatgagGATTTGTTGGAAAACGAAAATACAGTTGAAGCAGAAAAGGAAGAATGCAATAGTATTTCACtagagagaaaaaaattgttCTGGAATAAATACATGGAAAGGAACAAAGAAATATTGGAAAAATGGAAAAGGGAGAAATGGTTTGAAAATTTGAAGAAAGAATGGGAAAAAGAACAAGAAAATtatggaaaaaaaagagatataTTAGAATTGATGGAAATGGAAGAAGGAAAAAACACTATGGTAGAGaagcaaaaaataatatggaAACATTGGTTAATAAAGCAAAGAAAATGGTTCATAGAATGTTGTAAAGAGAAGTGGTTTAACGAgttattaaatgaatatgAAAAGGAAGAATGGGAATATAAGAAAGAATTAcctaaagaaaatattttaaatgtaaaggaaattgataaaaatattgagaAATTAAAGGAAGAAGGAAACtatgaaataataaacaacaacaaaaaattaatgaaaaaattgtGGATAGAAATACATATGATGATATTAGAAGAATGTAAGAAAGAAGAATGGAAGAGAAACAAAGatgaatttattaaaacaagCATATATGAATTGAAAATAGAGAAACATTTAGATGGCAAAGCAGATGTATTAGAGTATATAAATGAGTTTAGTGGTAATGCTATATCAGAGAAGAAAGAAGATGATATAGAAAGATTGAAAAGAGAAGAATGGTTCACAAAATTAAAGATAATGTggaaaaataatgaagagaaatatatgaaagaaataaatgaaaaaaatttgatagaagaaaatgaagaaagaaCTAGAAATCCTATGTTAGAGAggcaaaaaattatatggaAAAAACACTGGGAAAATATTCAAAAGAAATGGataaaaaatggaaatgAAGAAGAATGTTTTACAATGCTGGATGATGAGTTCGAGAATAAAGagaaagaatataaaaatgaaatgtaTAAAATGAGTATAGAAGAGAAGAAGGCTCATGAACAAATAGGAGAAGGGTGTGAAACAGCAGATGATATTCCAGaagagagaaaaaaagaGATTTTGAGAAAAAGggaagaaaaaatgaagaaatataaaGTAAGTGAGATAGAAAATATAGACAAAAAGTTCAATTCTATAACcatgaaaaaaaagttgaAATGGAAGACTATATTAGAAATACAAATGATGGTATTAGAAGAGtgtaaaaaagaagaatggGAATCAAATAAAGAAGATTTTTTTCGAATTTGCATAGAAGAATggacaaaaaaaaaggcaTCATGTGAAGATACATTgaacaaagaaaaaacacCTCATGTAGACGAAGGATTTGGTCAAATTATGTTAGAGAAACAAACGTTACTGTGGAAAGAATGGTTAGAAAGGAATACGAAGATGTtagaaaaatggaaaaaggAAGAATGGTTTAATAAGTTGAAGAAAGAATggaaaaattatgaaaaaatctattcagaaaaaatagaagaaaaacaGGTAGAAGGATTAGAAGATATAATAGAAAATCCTATGTTAGAGAAACAAAAAATGATATGGAGAGAGTGGTTAAAGCGTCATTTAGGGATTACAGAACAATGGTATAAAGAAAGCTGGTTTATGGAGGTGTTAAACGACTATGAAAAGGAAGATAATAAGGAATTACAAgcaaaagaaataaaaaattcatcggaaaaaattgaaaaagatGAAAGAATAATAGAAGATGTAAAGGAACAATTAGATGAaacaaagaagaaaaagtTGATATGCAGATTATTGATAGAAATACATATGGCGATAATAGAAGAATGTAAGAAAGAAGAATTGGAGTCAATACAAAATGAGTATCTTAAGTTatatatagaagaaaaaaaaaaaaaagaagaagtgTATAAAAAAGGAATGGAGAAACAGGAAAGGGTTGATgcaagtaaaaaaaataaatggaaTGTTCTGATAGAGatggaaaaaaaagagaaaagcAAAATGGTTGacatacataaaaaaacaaaatggAATATTCTGGTGGAGATGAAAAAAAGACAATGGGATATATGGAAAAAAGAAGATTGGTTTTTAGAGTGGAAAGAGAACtggaaaaaagaagaaatgaaACATATGAAAGAAATTAGAGGATTACAAATAAAGAATAACATGAAAGGAGAAAATAGAATCCCGAAATTAGAACAAAATATTCTATGGAATAGACAATGGCTAGAAAAGCAAAgaaatattctaaaaaaaaagagcaaACAAAACAGTCCAAAAGGGTCTATACCACAGAGGTAcaagaagaaaaaagagaTAGAAGATATTTCAAGCGACCTAGATAATACaatgttataa